From Pangasianodon hypophthalmus isolate fPanHyp1 chromosome 30, fPanHyp1.pri, whole genome shotgun sequence, a single genomic window includes:
- the LOC113535465 gene encoding trace amine-associated receptor 13c-like, protein MHVSMNLTRFNQSNLCEHFSCPERSVSPAVYILLYMCSAAVVLLTVCGNLLVIISVVHFKQLYTPTNMLVLSLAVSDFLVGALVMPPMLIWTIESCWIFDTVYCICFLITSYFLTSISIYNVALIAVDRYLALSNPFLYTNTISKWTMCTVVSSNWCVCLVYNTAFYYFNGSFANFFMCPGECYLMNEVLFAIDLVVTFIFPCSVIIILYTLVFFIAKKHATAIRELNNHTRPKTQKITTHSMKSERKAAKVLGILVSVFLMCLLPFFIYSLLGDVIELQVETIQKLTVVVYLNSTINPVIYALFYPWFRRCIKLIITLRIFQTDSALINVLS, encoded by the coding sequence atgcatgtttcCATGAACCTGACGAGGTTTAACCAATCTAATCTCTGTGAGCATTTCTCCTGTCCAGAGAGATCTGTATCTCCTGCAGTTTATATCTTACTGTACATGTGTTCAGCTGCCGTGGTTCTTctaacagtgtgtggaaatCTGCTTGTCATCATCTCGGTTGTTCACttcaagcagctttacacaccGACCAACATGCTcgtgctctctctggctgtgtcgGATTTCCTCGTGGGTGCTTTGGTGATGCCGCCCATGTTAATCTGGACGATCGAGTCCTGCTGGATCTTTGATACGGTTTATTGCATCTGTTTTTTGATTACCTCTTATTTTCTAACAAGCATATCCATCTATAATGTCGCTCTGATCGCTGTGGATCGGTATTTGGCTCTCTCAAACCCATTTctctacacaaacacaatctctAAGTGGACTATGTGCACTGTGGTTTCTTCTAACTGGTGTGTGTGCCTGGTGTATaacacagcattttattatttcaatggAAGCTTTGCGAATTTTTTTATGTGTCCTGGAGAATGTTATCTTATGAATGAAGTTTTATTTGCAATTGATCTTGTAGtaacatttatatttccatgttctgtcattatcatattgtatactttagttttttttattgctaagaaacatgccactgctatcagagagcttaataatcacacacggCCTAAAACTCAGAAAATCACCACACACTCGatgaaatctgagagaaaagcagctaaagtcCTCGGCATTttagtgtctgtgtttctgatgtgtttacttcctttttttatttacagtttgttAGGTGATGTTATTGAGTTACAGGTAGAAACAATTCAGAAACTTACAGTTGTGGTTTATCTTAATTCCACCATTAATCCGGTTATTTATGCTCTGTTTTACCCGTGGTTTAGGAggtgcattaaattaattataactctGCGAATATTCCAAACAGACTCTGCATTAATCAATGTTCTTTCATGA